Proteins co-encoded in one Bradyrhizobium sp. 170 genomic window:
- the sbnA gene encoding 2,3-diaminopropionate biosynthesis protein SbnA, with protein MFRGTSRSRSATARRERTTTLKLSEVVRMDFWKTIRGGAFLPFDGIVPCTVHVKLEGLNLGGSIKIKTALGLIEEAEQSGMIKPDTIIIESSSGNLGVALAMVCADRGYPFECVVDPNASRTNIEIMKALGATVFVVQERDENGGFLASRIRFIKRKMKEDRRYFWTNQYQNAANPLIHERSTATEIAQAFPRLDYLFVGAGTTGTLMGCAGYFRKHQPDTKIVAVDSVGSVTFGGPPGPRHISGLGTSRVPEICDRSLVHDVVMIPEAKTVELCRRIARRHGVLFGGSTGTVLAAVEHYTSRLPADASVVVVSPDNGEKYLDTIYSDEWVRDRFPGLLGHRAVRDMSLAPAELERTAAGPEATGANASSESIQV; from the coding sequence ATGTTTCGAGGGACGAGCCGCTCACGCTCGGCAACAGCACGTCGTGAGAGAACAACAACACTGAAGCTGTCGGAGGTCGTGAGGATGGATTTTTGGAAAACTATTCGGGGAGGTGCGTTCCTGCCGTTCGACGGCATCGTGCCTTGTACCGTCCACGTGAAGCTGGAAGGCCTGAATCTGGGTGGGTCAATCAAGATCAAGACGGCGCTTGGCTTGATCGAGGAGGCCGAGCAGAGCGGGATGATCAAGCCGGACACTATCATCATCGAATCGTCCTCCGGAAATCTGGGCGTGGCGCTGGCGATGGTGTGCGCGGATCGCGGCTATCCGTTTGAATGCGTGGTGGATCCGAATGCGTCTCGCACGAATATCGAGATAATGAAGGCTCTGGGTGCAACGGTCTTTGTCGTGCAGGAGAGAGACGAGAACGGCGGCTTTCTCGCCAGCCGGATCCGATTCATCAAACGCAAGATGAAGGAGGATCGTCGGTATTTCTGGACGAACCAGTACCAGAACGCCGCCAATCCGTTGATCCACGAGCGGAGCACGGCGACGGAAATCGCGCAGGCGTTCCCTCGGCTGGACTATCTGTTCGTCGGAGCCGGCACGACCGGAACGTTAATGGGATGCGCGGGATATTTCCGCAAGCACCAGCCGGATACGAAGATCGTCGCCGTAGACAGTGTCGGATCGGTGACCTTCGGCGGACCGCCGGGACCCCGGCACATTTCCGGTCTGGGAACGAGCCGGGTTCCGGAGATCTGCGATCGGTCTCTGGTCCACGACGTCGTGATGATTCCGGAAGCGAAAACCGTCGAACTGTGCCGTCGGATCGCGCGAAGGCATGGTGTGCTGTTCGGCGGCTCGACCGGAACTGTACTGGCTGCGGTCGAGCATTACACGTCTCGGCTTCCGGCCGATGCGAGCGTGGTCGTGGTCAGTCCGGACAACGGCGAGAAATACCTCGATACGATCTACAGCGACGAATGGGTCCGCGACAGGTTTCCGGGATTGCTTGGTCATCGCGCGGTACGCGACATGTCTCTTGCGCCGGCAGAGTTGGAGCGGACGGCGGCCGGACCTGAGGCCACTGGAGCGAACGCGAGCTCCGAAAGCATACAGGTGTAA
- a CDS encoding winged helix-turn-helix domain-containing protein produces the protein MKYGVEPDPDYAFEFERFRVCVRRRKVFKDDEAINLGARAFNILLMLVQADGRLLTKHELLKRVWPTTTVEEHNIEVQISALRKALGDKGEIIQTEAGRGYRLAARVQMQREYATGLEEPCPPGTSGSAYEMDLSVPLSALFGRVKEVTSLTSLVARHRLVTVTGSGGIGKTRLAMEVAHHSASRFGGGVRTVELASITNAQQLNELIARTMGVANSLSETQQDQLLLLDNCEHLIDAVAMLVEGLLRSRTELHVLATSRECLAIEGERVYPLTPLSVPAADSIAASQALEYSAVGLFLDRTQAVDPDFIITDEIAPYVSKVCRKLDGIPLAIEFAAASAPAVGVRELARRLAQGFGLLRSGRRTPAERHKTLHSTFSWSYGLLSAIEQTTLRRVAVFAGGFTPEAAGSILADSIGSTVQVANVLEDLHKKSLVSVDTRTSPPRYRLLGTTRAFALQKLGDGEVAAILALMTRYYLNALTRDEQLWTATSLDEIGARFAPDIDNLRVALDWAFGSPETSRIGLDLTIAATSLWIAVSALEECRNYVQRALAWLLGQSSVDERHELLLQVALGTSTMWTKGPTKEAEDALLRAQELAEKLEDDEQKLRVYYALWLHRLRNSHYRASVEIAHKFVHAVELSDIAAGLAGQRIVAVNDHYFGNQSAARERLRGVLQQNDPVLHAQYVLRFGLDQNVAALVALSRVLWVQGFPNQAREIAARSVAKAQKLDHANSLCLALTGAGCGIAALTGDFERTEHLASALLDCAKTHGLGLWSGSGTTFKTWARAKSNEAHVGPDLLRESIEQWNVDLRHATFVSTFAEMLAAAGHVDEGRSVIHGILRASREEHWCTAEVLRVGGQIELVAGDSEEADAMFVRALEWARQRGQRAWELRAATSRARLWASKGQRSHAQNLLLPVFESFSEGFDTADLKSARLLLDELG, from the coding sequence TTGAAGTACGGCGTCGAGCCCGATCCTGACTACGCGTTCGAATTTGAACGCTTTCGAGTTTGCGTCCGTCGTCGAAAAGTCTTCAAGGACGACGAGGCCATCAATCTTGGTGCACGTGCATTCAACATTCTTCTGATGCTCGTTCAGGCCGATGGAAGGCTTCTGACCAAACATGAACTCTTGAAGCGAGTCTGGCCGACCACGACCGTCGAGGAGCACAATATCGAGGTGCAGATCTCGGCGCTCCGCAAGGCTCTGGGAGACAAGGGTGAGATCATTCAGACGGAGGCTGGGCGCGGCTATCGTTTAGCAGCCCGTGTGCAAATGCAACGCGAGTACGCGACAGGACTTGAGGAGCCGTGCCCTCCCGGAACGTCCGGGTCTGCGTACGAAATGGACCTGTCTGTCCCGTTGTCCGCGCTGTTTGGACGGGTAAAGGAGGTCACATCGCTGACCAGCCTCGTCGCGAGGCATAGGCTGGTCACCGTGACGGGTAGCGGAGGTATCGGAAAGACGCGCCTGGCGATGGAAGTGGCCCATCACTCGGCCTCCCGTTTTGGCGGCGGCGTACGGACCGTCGAACTGGCTTCAATTACGAACGCTCAGCAGTTGAACGAGCTCATCGCGCGAACGATGGGAGTCGCCAATTCACTCTCGGAAACTCAGCAAGACCAGCTGTTGCTGCTCGACAATTGCGAGCATTTGATCGACGCCGTGGCGATGCTGGTGGAAGGCCTGCTTCGAAGCAGGACCGAGTTGCATGTGCTCGCGACGAGCCGGGAGTGCCTCGCGATCGAAGGTGAACGGGTTTATCCGCTGACGCCCCTGAGCGTGCCGGCGGCCGACTCCATCGCCGCAAGCCAGGCTCTCGAATACAGCGCGGTTGGGTTGTTTCTCGACAGAACTCAGGCTGTCGATCCTGATTTCATTATCACTGACGAGATTGCCCCTTACGTAAGTAAAGTGTGCCGCAAGCTGGACGGAATTCCACTTGCCATCGAATTTGCCGCGGCGAGTGCGCCTGCGGTTGGGGTGCGCGAGCTTGCACGCCGGCTTGCGCAGGGATTCGGGCTTCTCCGCAGTGGTCGGCGGACTCCGGCGGAGCGTCACAAAACCCTTCATTCGACGTTCTCCTGGAGCTACGGATTGCTGTCGGCGATTGAGCAAACCACCCTGCGTCGTGTCGCGGTGTTTGCGGGCGGCTTCACCCCGGAGGCTGCTGGCTCGATTTTGGCGGACAGCATCGGATCCACCGTCCAAGTCGCAAACGTACTTGAGGACCTGCACAAGAAGTCACTCGTTTCCGTGGATACACGCACGTCTCCGCCACGTTACCGGTTGCTGGGAACGACGCGGGCCTTCGCACTCCAGAAGCTCGGCGACGGCGAAGTCGCTGCGATATTGGCGCTGATGACACGCTACTATCTCAATGCGCTGACCCGAGACGAGCAGCTATGGACGGCAACCTCGCTCGACGAGATCGGCGCAAGATTTGCGCCGGATATCGATAACCTGCGGGTTGCGCTGGACTGGGCGTTCGGGTCGCCGGAAACGTCGCGCATCGGCCTCGACCTCACGATCGCGGCCACTTCCCTCTGGATCGCGGTGTCGGCGCTTGAAGAGTGCCGCAACTACGTTCAGCGGGCGCTGGCCTGGCTGCTCGGGCAGTCGAGCGTCGACGAAAGGCACGAGTTGCTGCTGCAAGTGGCCCTCGGAACGTCGACCATGTGGACCAAAGGTCCGACGAAGGAGGCCGAAGACGCACTGCTGCGTGCACAGGAACTAGCCGAGAAGCTCGAGGACGACGAGCAGAAGCTCCGGGTCTACTACGCGCTCTGGCTTCATCGATTGCGCAACAGCCACTATCGAGCGTCGGTCGAGATCGCCCATAAATTCGTCCATGCAGTCGAGTTGTCCGACATCGCCGCCGGTCTTGCCGGGCAAAGAATCGTCGCCGTCAATGACCACTACTTTGGCAACCAGTCCGCGGCTCGCGAACGTCTCAGGGGCGTCCTTCAGCAGAACGATCCGGTCTTGCACGCCCAGTACGTGCTGCGGTTCGGTCTGGACCAGAACGTGGCCGCACTCGTTGCGCTGTCCCGCGTCTTGTGGGTCCAAGGCTTCCCCAACCAGGCGAGAGAGATCGCCGCGCGTAGTGTGGCCAAAGCCCAGAAACTGGATCATGCGAATTCGCTATGTCTGGCGCTGACAGGTGCGGGTTGTGGAATCGCAGCGCTCACGGGCGATTTCGAGAGGACGGAACATCTCGCCAGCGCCCTTCTCGATTGCGCGAAGACGCATGGCTTGGGCTTGTGGTCGGGATCCGGCACGACGTTCAAAACCTGGGCGCGCGCAAAATCCAACGAAGCGCACGTCGGGCCCGATTTGCTGCGGGAGTCTATCGAGCAATGGAATGTCGATTTACGGCATGCCACGTTTGTCAGCACATTCGCGGAGATGCTTGCTGCCGCAGGCCACGTTGACGAAGGTCGATCGGTCATTCACGGCATTCTTCGCGCCTCCAGGGAGGAGCACTGGTGCACGGCTGAAGTGCTACGCGTGGGTGGCCAGATCGAGCTGGTTGCTGGCGACAGTGAGGAAGCCGACGCAATGTTTGTCCGCGCACTGGAGTGGGCGCGCCAACGTGGGCAGCGAGCCTGGGAGCTTCGCGCGGCGACCAGCCGCGCGCGTCTATGGGCGAGCAAAGGTCAGCGTAGCCATGCTCAAAATCTACTTTTGCCAGTCTTCGAATCCTTCAGCGAAGGGTTTGATACCGCCGATCTCAAGTCAGCCAGACTTCTGCTCGATGAGTTAGGTTGA
- a CDS encoding condensation domain-containing protein: protein MDDALLESKTSQVLDVFRRVLRTPHLSPDDNLFEYGCTSMVCLRAVLRLNDAGIKMTVLDAYRYRTIRRMTRAVVTRKPTESGGSQRQPSVRQLPGGGPTLTPTARFLVEKAGFDTQYNVSMMWSFGRGQFSIERFSRAVSDVVAVNPALRATIVTTDKGVEKRQVEPRLENLVEIIDLSTATDGSRRELIERTTARVQREFSFSTGDIMIRFIVLLLPEGDGRVFVVAHHLLLDGVSFSLLARELGRAYRSAGTVARTKSVVASADPRDWPKRLHRYANEEAIRELPLWREMRWDDYANVRALDGGERESDSRKEASFSDVSAAELHRQLQQGRSGAGLAELEADQAVTRGELDRDTSERFLAMFGDRSFEIVLVAIYRVVMRHTSARTLWIDSFDSMRGMIFEDIDVSRVIGYINEIVPIALALDLSEPTEVQLRAIRSQRTRLPRRGLGFRALKYLAEDPAMRREADTWPFPRIGLNYLVSLNSEHPAVLLDLPHSEEWVGPEIDESRTPYLLCFIFSAADGRVVVETRYAPREVSLSYARTVLEDVIEQMTTIIRNVSRDEPLTLGNSTS from the coding sequence ATGGATGACGCGCTCCTCGAATCGAAGACCTCGCAAGTGCTCGACGTTTTTCGACGTGTGCTGCGTACGCCGCATCTGTCGCCGGATGACAATCTGTTTGAGTACGGCTGCACGTCCATGGTGTGCCTGCGAGCGGTGCTCCGTCTCAATGACGCCGGAATCAAAATGACGGTGCTCGATGCTTACAGATATCGAACGATCCGGCGGATGACCCGGGCGGTCGTGACGAGGAAGCCGACCGAATCCGGCGGCAGCCAACGGCAGCCGTCGGTTCGTCAGCTTCCGGGCGGCGGACCGACGCTCACGCCGACCGCGCGATTTCTCGTAGAGAAGGCCGGGTTCGACACTCAATACAACGTTTCGATGATGTGGAGTTTTGGCAGGGGGCAATTCTCCATCGAGAGGTTCTCGCGGGCAGTGTCGGATGTCGTTGCAGTCAACCCTGCGCTCCGTGCAACGATCGTGACCACAGACAAAGGAGTGGAGAAGCGGCAGGTCGAGCCGCGCTTGGAAAATCTCGTCGAGATCATCGACCTCTCCACCGCAACGGACGGGAGTCGGCGCGAACTCATCGAACGCACGACTGCGCGCGTTCAGCGCGAGTTCAGCTTTTCGACGGGAGACATCATGATCCGGTTCATCGTGCTCTTGCTGCCGGAAGGGGACGGGAGGGTATTTGTCGTTGCGCACCATCTGTTGCTGGACGGAGTGTCGTTCTCTTTGTTGGCAAGAGAGCTTGGGCGAGCTTACCGCAGCGCCGGAACCGTTGCCAGGACGAAGTCGGTCGTCGCCTCAGCCGATCCGCGCGACTGGCCGAAGCGGCTTCACCGATACGCCAATGAAGAGGCGATCCGGGAGTTACCGCTTTGGCGGGAGATGCGTTGGGATGACTACGCGAATGTGAGGGCGCTCGACGGCGGGGAAAGGGAAAGCGATAGCCGGAAAGAAGCGAGCTTCAGCGATGTCAGCGCGGCGGAGCTGCACAGGCAACTTCAGCAAGGTCGGTCAGGTGCGGGTCTTGCGGAGCTCGAGGCGGATCAGGCCGTAACGCGGGGCGAGCTCGATCGAGACACGAGCGAACGGTTTCTCGCGATGTTTGGTGACCGTAGCTTCGAGATCGTCCTCGTCGCAATCTATCGCGTCGTTATGCGGCACACGTCCGCTCGAACCCTGTGGATCGATTCATTCGACTCGATGCGTGGAATGATATTCGAGGATATCGATGTCAGCCGCGTCATCGGTTACATCAACGAGATCGTACCGATAGCGCTGGCGCTCGATCTGTCGGAGCCGACGGAGGTGCAGTTGCGGGCGATACGATCGCAGCGAACGCGCCTGCCGCGGAGAGGGCTTGGCTTTCGTGCGCTCAAGTACCTGGCCGAAGATCCGGCCATGCGGCGCGAGGCGGATACTTGGCCGTTTCCCCGCATAGGGCTGAACTACCTCGTGAGTCTGAACAGCGAGCATCCGGCGGTGCTCCTGGATCTGCCGCACTCAGAGGAGTGGGTCGGACCGGAAATCGACGAGTCGCGGACACCGTATCTGCTCTGCTTCATATTCTCGGCCGCGGACGGGCGGGTCGTGGTCGAGACGCGCTATGCGCCGCGCGAGGTCAGCCTGTCATACGCGCGGACCGTTCTTGAAGATGTGATCGAACAGATGACGACGATCATCAGGAATGTTTCGAGGGACGAGCCGCTCACGCTCGGCAACAGCACGTCGTGA
- a CDS encoding acyltransferase: protein MIGNNDYLLLSRYDQALIGAPSIVRLFHYAYIPDVDRLRYTFQAALERFPRLATKIVNTGEGFRLAPLPLLPSVTLRGPLEWTLDQFSSEQLPQFINNLETLPGRPVLIASLTPVSRGAVLAISMSHSAGDGSSLNQFQKCWGELFAEAGSHFTVRATVDPVVGSGAKHSVCGQHSLGAEAIHRLNYLRQMKRNLRVMKLDARFLDVLRKSLSTSDLVPTLNEALTAFLVHRYGQQLLDCALGVRLRMPVDVRGIDARIGPSFVGNGFLEAVVPLDRLEDDRAAARRTIRLIRTAVKQVRDLGYVASSIKSVDGHAYLDQSELPPFEPKTDIVSTNLSQLTFNRVDFGGGPPVGYRCMLPAPAGILIGPAADGVQVHFASERDDLRIGERERSDIWDGGDDAVAGTERSVSATRSVGEG from the coding sequence ATGATCGGCAATAACGACTATCTCTTGCTGTCCCGCTACGATCAGGCGCTCATCGGAGCCCCGTCGATCGTCCGCTTGTTTCACTATGCATACATCCCCGACGTTGACCGGTTGCGGTACACGTTTCAGGCGGCGTTGGAGCGCTTTCCGCGTCTTGCAACGAAGATAGTGAACACAGGCGAGGGCTTTCGGCTCGCGCCGCTCCCGCTGCTCCCGTCGGTGACGCTGCGCGGACCTTTGGAGTGGACGCTCGACCAGTTTTCGTCTGAACAGTTGCCGCAATTTATCAATAATCTCGAAACGTTGCCGGGGCGCCCTGTGCTGATCGCTTCGCTTACTCCGGTAAGTAGAGGGGCGGTCCTTGCCATCAGCATGTCGCATTCGGCGGGCGACGGCTCTTCTCTCAATCAGTTCCAGAAATGCTGGGGCGAATTGTTCGCTGAGGCGGGATCGCATTTCACCGTCCGCGCAACCGTCGATCCGGTTGTGGGATCGGGAGCTAAGCACAGTGTGTGCGGGCAGCATTCATTGGGCGCCGAGGCCATACACCGCCTGAACTATCTTCGGCAGATGAAGAGAAATCTGCGCGTGATGAAGCTCGATGCCCGGTTCCTGGACGTGTTGCGAAAATCTCTATCCACGTCTGATCTCGTCCCTACCCTCAACGAGGCGCTGACCGCGTTTCTCGTTCATCGGTACGGACAGCAGCTTCTGGACTGCGCGCTGGGAGTTAGACTGAGAATGCCCGTAGATGTGAGAGGAATAGACGCGCGTATCGGTCCGTCATTCGTCGGGAATGGCTTTTTGGAAGCGGTCGTGCCGCTTGATCGGCTCGAGGACGACAGGGCGGCTGCCAGGCGAACCATTCGCCTCATCCGCACGGCGGTGAAGCAGGTTCGCGATCTCGGATATGTCGCATCGTCGATCAAGAGCGTCGACGGGCACGCCTACCTCGACCAGAGCGAACTGCCCCCGTTCGAACCGAAGACGGATATCGTCTCCACCAACCTCTCCCAGTTGACGTTCAACCGCGTGGATTTCGGTGGAGGTCCTCCGGTCGGATATCGCTGCATGCTGCCTGCGCCCGCGGGAATTCTCATCGGGCCCGCCGCAGACGGAGTGCAAGTTCATTTCGCCAGCGAGCGGGATGATCTGCGGATCGGAGAACGCGAACGTTCGGACATCTGGGATGGCGGTGATGATGCTGTTGCGGGAACGGAACGAAGTGTATCTGCGACACGATCGGTTGGGGAGGGCTGA